Genomic segment of Octadecabacter arcticus 238:
TTGCGAACTTTTTCAGATAGAGCATGTGTGACTGATCTGCGATCAGGCACCAATTTTCCAGTTGCTCTGACATCCCCTCAAATGATGGGGCGCTCCACAGAGCCTGAAGCTGTTCTTTTAAGACGTAAAGCGTATTCAGGTTGCTATTGCTCTCCAGCAACGTTTGCAGCTTGTTACTTTGTTTTTCATTCAACTTATCCGCATTTTTGAGCAACAGATAATGCGTGCCCTTCATCAACTCTTTACCACTTTGATCGGCCTTCCTGAACTCAAGGCGACGCTGATTATGGATAGCCTTGCTGTAGTTTTTCATGACGTGGAAACGGTCAAATACGATGTCGGCCATCGGCAAGGACTCCCTGACAGCCTTTTGGTAGGCAGGCCCCATATCCATCGACACGGCCTTTATTTTATGGGCTGTATCTGGCCGCAGCTGTTTCAAAAACCTTGAAAAAACTTCGGCAGTTCGACCGGCTTCCACCCAGATCAGATGCCCTCCGACCATATCGTAGACCACCGTCATATAGTCATGACCTTTCGCCCGGGCCACTTCATCGACACCAATGTATTCCAAGCCAGCAAGCTGTGCGGGATCAAGCGCAGGGAGCGTTTCCATCAGGTATGCCTTGTCGATATTCTTTACCGTCTCCCATCGTATACCTAAATGCCTGGAGACAGCCAGAATGGATAAATGACGGCACAATCCACTGATAAGATGGCAAAATCGATGGGTGAAACGGCACCCTTTATCAACAAAAGGACACGCCTCAATGCGGCGCTCACCCTTGCTAATAAAAACCTGCGCTAGCTCAATCTCAATCACACAAGGATACCCAAAAAACGGGATGTCGTTTACTTGTCGGCGAATATGTTGGTTGATGCTACCCTTCTTGCCGGTTGCAGGGTCTATAGCGCTCCTGCGGGCATCCCGACTGCACTGAACAATAACCTTCGCACCGTCTTCAGCCAGCTCAATTTCATTTACACGTTGCCCCTTCAGGCGTAAAATATGTTGCGAGATGTCGATGGTCATATACCTGCCCTATGTAAAGTTGTCAGAAACCTAACATATCAACAGGTTACTTGATGGTCAGCATCTTTTCTTACTCAACAAAGCGGAGAAGAGCCGCTATGATCTTCTTCAATCAAGGGAGAGACCATGCGCGATTTCCAACAACCGGGCCGATCCGCCGTTTTTGCTGACAACGGCATCTGCGCCACATCGCACCCGCTGGCCGCAAAGGTCGCGGTGCAAATCCTCGAAGCGGGCGGCAACGCCATGGATGCCGCCATCGCAGGGGCTGTTTTGCTTGGCATCTGTGAACCGCAATCCGCCGGTATCGGTGGTGATGCGTTTTGTTTGTTCAATTTGGCGGGCAGCGATGACGTTCATGCACTGAACGCGTCCGGTCGCGCGCCAGCTGGACTAGACGCCGCAAAGTTGCGGGCCGACGGGTTGGATCATCTGCCCATTTCATCGGTACACGCCATCAGCCTGCCTGGCGCGATGGACGGATTTATTCGGCTGGCCAAAGACCACGGCAAAATCGGGCTCAAGGCGATCCTTGCCCCTGCAATTCATTACGCCGACGCAGGCGTGCCAGTCGCCCCGCGGGTTGCGTTTGATTATGCGCGGTCAGGCGGCACGCTGCGCGGCGCCGGTCGGACGCATTTCATGTTGCAGGACAAAGCCCTGAGCCTCGGTCAGAAATTCCGCGCATCAGGTCAGGCAGATGTTCTGCGACGGGTCGCGATGGACGGGCGCGCCGGTTTTTATGAAGGCGAAGTTGCACAAGACATGGTCGCATCCCTGAATGCGGCAGGCGGCACCCACAGCTTGGATGATTTTGCCAATGTGCGCAGCGATTACACTACACCGATATCGGGCGCCT
This window contains:
- a CDS encoding ISL3 family transposase, producing the protein MTIDISQHILRLKGQRVNEIELAEDGAKVIVQCSRDARRSAIDPATGKKGSINQHIRRQVNDIPFFGYPCVIEIELAQVFISKGERRIEACPFVDKGCRFTHRFCHLISGLCRHLSILAVSRHLGIRWETVKNIDKAYLMETLPALDPAQLAGLEYIGVDEVARAKGHDYMTVVYDMVGGHLIWVEAGRTAEVFSRFLKQLRPDTAHKIKAVSMDMGPAYQKAVRESLPMADIVFDRFHVMKNYSKAIHNQRRLEFRKADQSGKELMKGTHYLLLKNADKLNEKQSNKLQTLLESNSNLNTLYVLKEQLQALWSAPSFEGMSEQLENWCLIADQSHMLYLKKFAKSLRKHCVGICNYAKHKLTSARIEAGNVSIGMIRKRARGIRDTEYFKLKIRQSSIPDNQSMFYLKS